TCGCTTCGGCGCCTTCACCCGCTCCTTTGTGCTCCCGGTTGAGGTGGTCGCAGACAGGGCCACGGCGGAATACGAGCATGGGGTCCTGACCCTGCGGCTGCCCAAAGCCGAGGCGGTGAAGGCGCGGACGATTAAAGTCAAGGTGAAGTAAGCAGTCTCTCAACCCCCTAATCTGAGTTCCCCGAGGAGGGCAGAGATGGCGGAGCTCAAACTTCGACCGCTTGCGGATCGGGTGGTGGTGGAGCCCATCGAGCGGGAGGAGATGACCCCGAGCGGCATCATCCTCCCGGAGACGGCGAAGGAGCGCCCTCAGGAAGGCCGCGTGATCGCCGTGGGCCCGGGGCGCGTGGATGAGAGCGGCAAGCGGGTTCCGATGGAGGTCAAGGTCGGCGATCGCGTCCTCTTCGCCAAATACGCCGGCACCGAGTTTAAGGTGGATACCACCAAGAAGCTCCTCATCCTCAAGGAGAGCGATATCCTGGCGATCATTGAGGAGTAGGGGCGAAAAACCTCTCCCCCTCAACCTTTAATCCCAGAGAAGGAGGTGATCGGAGATGGCGCCCAAGCAGCTGGTTTTCGGTGAGGAGGCTCGCCGCCGCCTGAAGCGCGGCATCGACATCCTGGCCAACGCGGTGGGGACCACGCTGGGGCCCAAGGGCCGCAATGTGGCGCTGGACAAGAAGTGGGGGGCCCCCACGATCACCCACGATGGGGTGACGGTGGCCAAGGAGATCGAGCTGCCCGATCCCTATGAGAACATGGGCGTGCAGCTCCTCAAGGAGGCGGCCACCAAGACCAACGACGTGGCCGGCGATGGGACGACTACGGCGACGGTCCTGGCTCACGTGATGGTCACGGAGGGGATGAAGAACGTGGCCGCGGGGGCCAACCCGATGCTCCTGAAGAAGGGCATCGAGATGGCCGTCAAGGCCGTGGTCGAGGAGATCAAGCGGATGGCCAAGCCGGTCCAGAGCAAGGACGACATCGCCCACGTGGCCGCCATCTCCTCGGCGGACCCGGAGATCGGGAACCTGATCGCCGAGGTGATGGACAAGGTGGGCAAGGACGGCGTGATCACAGTGGAGGAGTCCAAGACCGGCCTGCCCTTTGAGACCGAGTATGTGGAGGGGATGCAGTTCGATCGGGGCTACATCTCGCCCTACTTCGTGACCAACCCCGAGACCATGGAGGCCGTGCTCGAGAACCCCTACATCCTGATCCACGACAAGAAGATCTCCGCCGCGGCGGATATCATCCCGGTCCTGGAGCGCCTCCTCCAGGAGGGCGAGACCCGCTCCCTGCTGGTCATCGCTGAGGATGTGGACGGTGAGGCCCTGGCGACCCTGGTGCTCAACAAGCTGCGGGGCATCATCAACGCCGTGGCGGTGAAGGCTCCTGGCTTCGGCGAGCGCCGCAAGGCCATGCTCCAGGACATCGCCATCCTCACCGGCGGGCAGGTGATCAGCGAGGAGCTGGGCCGCAAGCTGGAGAACGTGCGCATCTCCGACCTCGGCCGGGCCGACAAGGTGGTGGTGACCAAGGATGACACCACCATCATCGGCGGGCGCGGCGATCCGAAGGCCATCAAGGGCCGCATTGAACAGATCAAGGCGGAGATGGAGAAGACCACCAGCGACTACGACCGCGAGAAGCTCCAGGAGCGGCTGGCCAAGCTGGCCGGCGGGGTGGCCATCATCCGCGTCGGCGCGGCCACCGAGGTTGAGCTCAAGGAGAAGAAGCACCGCGTGGAGGACGCCCTGTCGGCGACCCGCGCCGCGGTGGAGGAGGGCATCGTCCCCGGCGGCGGCGTGGCCCTGCTGAACGCCGCTAAGGCCCTGGATAACCTGAAGGCCGATGGCGACGTCCAGACGGGCATCAACATCGTGCGCCGCGCCCTGGAGGAGCCGCTCCGCCGCATTGCCGAGAACGCCGGCGAGGACGGCGCAGTGGTGGTGGAGATGGTGCGCCGCCTCCAGAAGGAGAAGAACAACTCGAACATCGGTTACAACGTGCTCACCGGCGAATACGTGGACATGGTGGAGGCGGGCATCATCGACCCGGCCAAGGTGACCCGGACCGCCCTGGAGAACGCCGCCAGCGTCGCGGCCATGATCCTCACCACCGAGGCCCTGGTCACCGAGGTGCCGGAGAAGAAGAAGGAGACCACGCCGACGCCGTCCGAGGAGTTCTGATCCCGGGTCGAAGCCCGGATCCGACAGGGGCGGGTCCTCGGCCCGCCCCTGTCCCTTTCCCGGATCGCCTGACAGCCTGCTGACGCAGGAGGTGATGGCCGATGCCCATCTATGAATACGAGTGCCCGGTCTGCGGCATCCGCTTCGAGCAACAGCAACGCTTCACCGATCCTCCTCTGGAGCGTTGCCCGGAGGGCCACCCGGGCGTGCGTCGGGTGCTCTCCCCCGCCGGGATCATCTTCAAAGGCGACGGCTGGTACATCACCGAGAGCCGCAAGTCCACGAACAAGGGAAAGGAGAAGTCCGAAAGCGGTTCGTCCTCCTCGTCCTCCGAATGAACGGCCGCCCTCCCACAGGGGCCTGGGGGCCAGGTCGGCGCGGCGGACGCCGGCCGGGCCCCCAGCGTTTTGTTTGTGGGAAAGATCTCCCACCGCGCGCTGCGACAGGCCGGTCTCGCCCGGTTTATACTTCAAACAGGAGAGATCCTTTAGGAGGAGGAGATATGGGATTCAGGATGCGGCCGCCTCGATGGCTCATGATCCTCGGGGTAATGGGACTCAGCGCCTGCGCCTTCCGCACGACGGCGGGGGAGGTTCGGCTTCCGACGCCGACCATGCCGCCTCCCCTCGTCGCGGTGGATTCTCCACCCCAGCCCTCACCCACCCCTTCTCCTGCTCCTTCGCCGACCCCCACCCCGCCGGTATGGTCGAGCGAGCTCCCGCCCGATGTGAACCCCCTCACCGGCCTGCGCGTGCCGGATCCCGCTGTGCTGAACCGACGGCCCCTGGCCATCAAAATCTCGAACTACCCTCCGGTGGTCCGACCCCAGTCCGGGGTGGATCTGGCCGATTTGGTCTTTGAACACTATGCGGAGGGCGGGGTGACGCGTTTCACCGCAGTTTTCCTGAGCCAGGACGCCGAGCCGGTGGGCTCCGTGCGCAGCGCCCGGCTCATCGATCTGGAGATCCCTGCGATGTTCCAGGCTATCCTCGCCTACTCCGGGGCCAGCGCCGGCGTCAACGCCCGCATCCGGAACTCGGACTTCTTCGAGCGGGCCCTGAGCCCGGATTTCGGGGTCGGAGCCCCGATCTTCTGGCGCATCCCTCGCGAAGGCGTGGCCCTGGAGCATACCCTCTTCACCAGCACCCGGCGGCTTTGGGAGGAAGCCACCCGTCGCGGGATCAACACCCGTCCGAACCTGCGGGGGATGATGTTCTCAGAACAGCCCCCACCCGGCGGCCGGCCGGTCTCCACGCTGATCATCCCCTATCGCGTGGAGCCGGTCACCTGGCGCTACGACTCCGGGTCCGGACGCTGGCTTCGCTGGACGGCTGGTCAGCCCCATATGGATGCCCTCACAGGCCGCCAGCTCTCCGCCGCGAACGTGGTCGTGGTTTACGCCCATCACCAGACTACGGACATCCTGGAGGACCGGTTGGGCAACTACTCCATTGAGATCCAGATCTGGGGAAGCGGGCCGGTCCAGATCTTCCGGGATGGGCGGATGTTCGAAGGGCAGTGGCAACGCTTTCGGCGGGAGGACATGCTCCGCTTCGTGGACGCCCAGGGGCAGCCCATCCCCTTGAAGCCGGGCAACACCTGGTTCCAGATGGTCCCGCTGGATATGCGGATCCAGATACCCTAACGGAGCGAAGGGAAACCTTGTCCGCGCGGCAAGCATGGATCCTCGAACTCGGATTCGGAAAACCTTAATCCGGATGGCCCTTCGGCGCGCCCGGCCGGGGGCCGGGAGCCGGTGGGAGCTCCTCGCCCGGAGGTCGCCTGTGTCCGGCCTTCCTGACCTGCGCGCGGTTCTCGATCCCATCCCGTGGGCGGTCGTTGGCGCCATGGCGGCCCGCTATTATATGCCGGAGCGGGCAACCCAGGCTCTGGACATTGCCATCCGGGCCGCGGATGGGCCGGAGGCCCAACGGCGGTTGCAGGCGGCCCGCTTCTGGTATGAAGGGGAGCTGGCGATCCCGGGATCCTCCTGGGTTTCCCCGGAAGGATGGCGCCTCGATGTGCTGGAGCTGCACGATCCCTGGGCTGAAGAAGCCCTGGAGGCGGCCCAGGGGAATCGGGACGAGGCCGGGCTTCCGATCATGCCGCTGCCCTACCTGATCCTGATGAAATTCGAGGCAGGCCGGCTGCAGGACCTGGCGGACATCGCCCGCATGCTGGGCCAGGCGACCCCGGAGCAGTTCCGGGACGTCCGGGCGCTGTTCCGTCGGCATCGCCCGGCGGATCTGGAGGACCTGGAGAGCCTGCGGCTCCTGGGACGCATGGAGCGAATGGGCCCGGAGGAGAGCGCCTCCTGACCGAGGGAGGTGAGGGAGATGGTAATCACCGAGCGCCTGACGGTGCGAACGCATGGGAACAACCACATCGTGGATTTGACGGAGCGGGTGGCGGAGGCCGTCGCTCGCTCCGGCCTCCAGGCGGGCATCGTCGCCCTGTTCGTCCCCGGCTCCACCGCCGGGCTGACCACCATGGAGTTCGAACCGGGAGCGGTGGAGGATCTGCAGCGCTGGTTCGAGGAGGCCGTCCCGGCAGATCGGGAATACCGCCACAATCTGCGCTGGGGGGACCGCAACGGACATTCCCATCTGCGAGCCTCCCTGATCGGGCCCTCCCTCACGGTTCCCTTCCGGGAGCGCCGTCTGTTGCTGGGGACCTGGCAGCAGATCGTGCTGATCGATTTCGACGTCCGCCCCCGCCAGCGTGAGATCGTGGTGCAGATCCTGGGGGAGTGAGCGGGATGCGATCCTGGAAGATCATCGAGCGAGATGGGGTGCCGGATCCGCAGCGGATCCGGGAGTGGGTGGATGAGCGGATGCGCATCGACCCCGAGCTGGTGCGCGGGGTGCTGGTGCGGTTCATCCGGGATGAGATCGGCAAGTTCGGCCTGCGGCGGGCGGTGATCGGCCTTTCGGGAGGGGTCGACTCGTCGCTGACGTGCTTCCTGGCCGCGGAGGCCCTGGGCCCTGAGAACGTGCTGGCGGTGCGCATGCCCTATCGCACCTCCTCGCCGGACAGCCTGCTGCACGCCCATCTGGTCATCGAGCAGCTGGGCGTCCCCTCGGAGACCGTGGAGATCACGCCCATGGTGGAGCCGCTCTTCGAGCGGTTCCCGGACATGGATGCCCGGCGGCGAGGCAACGTCATGGCCCGCATGCGGATGATCATCCTCTACGACCTCTCGGCGGCGTGGGGCGGGATGGTGGTGGGCACCAGCAACAAGACGGAGATCCTGCTGGGCTATTTCACCCTCTACGGCGACGGCGCCTACGCCCTGGCCCCCCTGGGGGATCTTTACAAGAACCAGGTCCGCCAGCTGGCCCGCGCCGTCGGCGTGCCTGAGGAGATCATCCGCAAGCCTCCCACAGCGGATCTCTGGGTGGGCCAGACCGATGAGGGCGAGCTGGGGGTGACCTACGATGAGGCGGACCGCATCCTCTACCTGCTGGTGGAGGAGCGGATGACGCCGGAGCAGGTGATCCGCCTGGGCTTCGATGCGGAGACCGTCCGCCGCCTGTGGCGGATGGTCCGCGACACCCAGTTCAAGCGGAGGACGCCGATCATCGCCAAGCTGACCTCCCGCACGGTGGGCATCGACTTCCGATATCTGCGAGACTGGGGGCACTGATGCGGGTGATCTCGGGCTCGGCCCGGGGCCGCCGGTTGAAGAGCCTGCCGGGCTCCGCCACCCGGCCGATCACCGATCGAGTGAAGACCGCCCTCTTCGACATCCTGGGCCCCCGCATCGTCGGGGCGCGGGTCCTTGATCTCTTCGCGGGCACCGGAAGCGTGGGCATCGAGGCCCTGAGCCGCGGGGCGGCGGAGGCCGTGTTCGTGGAGAAGGACCCTCGGGCGATCCGGGTGCTGCGGGAAAACCTCCGGGAGACCGGCTTGGCGGACCGGGCCCGGGTGGTGCGAGCGGATGTTTTCACGTTCCTGCGTTCCGCCCGCGCGGAGGCCTTTGATTTCATCTACATCGCGCCCCCGCAGTATCGAGGCTGGTGGCGCCGCACCCTGGAGCAGTTAGACGCCCGGCCGGAGTGGATCGCCCCGGAGGGACGGGTCGTGGTCCAGATCCACCCGCGCGAGTTCGAAACGCTGACCCTCCATCACCTGGATCTGGTCGACCGCCGGGATTACGGGAGCACTCATCTCCTGTTTTACAGTCGTGGAGAAGGGCATAGGGAGCGAAGGACTTCGTAAGGACATTGATCATGCCGCGCACCGGGTTCGCGGATCTTCCGCTCCATACAGGCCGGGCGCCTCGCTGGCTCTTCGTCCGCATGACCGCCCTGGCCCGGGAGATCATCACCGTTCTGGTCGATGAGTTCGGGACGGCGGAGGTGCTCCGTCGCCTGAGCGACCCTTACTGGTTCCAGGCCTTCGGCTGCGTCTTGGGCTATGACTGGCACTCCAGCGGCCTCACCACGGTGGTCTGCGGGGCTTTGAAGGAAGCCCTGAAGGACGCCGGGCGGGAGCTGGGCCTGTTCGTGGCCGGAGGGAAGGGGAGGGCCTCGCGGCGCACGCCGGAGGAGATCGCGGCGGCCGCCGCGTACCTCCGAAGTGGCCCCGAAATCCTGATCCAGGCCAGCCGCATGGCGGCGAAGGTCGACAACCACGCTCTCCAGGATGGCTATCAGATTTACCATCACGTGATGGTCTTCGATCGAGAGGGACGGTGGGCGGTGATCCAGCAGGGGATGAACCTGGAGAACCGCTATGCGCGCCGGTATCACTGGCTGAGCGAGACAGTCGTGGATTTCGTGAACGAACCCCACGCCGCGGTCTGCTGTGATGAGCGGACCCGTCCCCTCAACATGGTTGCAGCGGAGGCGGAGGCGGCCCGACATGCGGTGGCCGAGCTCTCCCGCGAGAAGCCCTGGCGGTTGCTTCAGGAGCTCCGGCGCCTGCAGCGCCTGCGTCTCCCGCCGCACCACGAGATCCTGCTCCGGGACATCCACCCGGATCATCTGGCCTCGATCTTCGTGAAGACCTATGAGGCGCAACCGGCTTCGTTCGCGGAGCTGCTCGGCCTCCCTCAGGTTGGCGCCAAGACCATCCGGGCCCTCGCTCTCCTGGCGGAGCTGCTCTACGGCACCCCCCTGTCGTTCCGGGACCCAGCCCGCTTCGCCTTCGCTCACGGGGGGAAGGATCGCCATCCATTCCCGGTAGACCGGGCCCTCTATGACCGTTCGATCCGGATCCTGCACGAGGCGGTGGCCCGGGCCCGGGTAGGGGATCGGGAACGCCTTGAAGCGTTGCGGCGCCTGGCCGAGTGGCAGCGTGCCCTCCTCCGGTCAGAACACCCGTCCCCATGACCCGAGGCGTGAAAAACCTCCCCGCCCCCTCAACCCGGCGAAGGATGAACCGATCCATTCGGACGAGGTGCGCGATGTCCGGCCTGCTCCATTCGGTGCGGATCCCCTTGCTCGTCTTGCTTTACCAGGTCCTGGTCGTGGTGGCCAACATCGGATTCAAGCGCTCCGCGGGGAGCACGACAGCGACCGCTTTCCTGGCCTGGCAGGCCCTGGGCAACTTGGCGGGTTTCCTGAGCGTCCTGACCTACACTGCGCTCCTTCGCTGGCTCCCGGTCCACGTCGCGGTGGGTCTCACAATGGGGCTGGGCTTCGCCAGCGTCCAGGTGTTCACCGCCTGGCTGATCTTTCACGAGCCCATCGGGTGGTCGAAATGGCTGGGGACCGTGCTGGTGGTGCTGGGAATCACCTTGATCGCCGGGGGGCGCTGAACCATGCAGACCGTGATGGAGGCCTTCGTCCACCAGCTGGATCCTCTTCTGCGGCGCGCGCATGGCGTTCGGGAGTTCACCGATGACCCTCGGTGTCTGCTCCGGGTGGCCATCGGCGCATGTCCGCGTGACCTCGTGCTTTGCGATGGCACCCGGCTTCGCCGAGGAGAGCCTATCCTTGAGCTCCATCTGTGGAACGAGAGGATCCCCCGCATGCCCCCGGAGGGTCCGGATCTGGCTTGGGGTCTGCAGTTCTACCGGCAGGCCATCGCCTCCCTCCGGTTGATCGCGCGGTGGATGGAGAGCCATCCGGAGGCCCGGAAGGCCCGGGCGCTCCGAGGGGAGACCTCGCTGATCAATCCCATGCGAGGGCTGATCCGCGACCTGGGCTTTGAGGTGTTTCGGGTGGAACGGGGGGCGAGCGGCTGGCGATGGCTCCGCTATCGGATGGATGATCTTTACGTGTGGATGCTGATGCAGGCTTACAACCCCGCCAGCCTGCGCGGCAAGTGCCTGTATCAGCTGGAACGGGTGGAGTTCTGGATCTCCCGTGAGCGCTTCCTGGAGCGCTACGGGAATGCGCATTCTTTGAGAGGAGAAGCCCGCATCTCTCCTCCTCCGCCTGAGGGGACGCAGGCTGCGTCCTGAGCGTTGAACCGGAAGTGGGAGCGGGGCCCTTGCCGCTATGGCGCCGCAGGCCCATGAATGCGCACGGGCAGAAGGATGTGGTCGCTTCCGTCCTCCGCCCGCAAGCGCTGCATGGTCTCGGGGTCATACATCACGATGATGAGGCGGCCCTCCCCGCGCAGGGGCTCCCGGAAGGTCACCGGATGCGGATCCTCGATGAACTCCCCGAAGACCCATGAGGTGGTGGGGGAGCGTCCGTCCGCCGGCGGCCGGTCGTCCTGGCCGATCAGGCGTCCCTCGGCGTTCAGGGCCTGCACCGAGACCACGTAGGGACGCTC
This DNA window, taken from Thermoflexus hugenholtzii JAD2, encodes the following:
- the groES gene encoding co-chaperone GroES encodes the protein MAELKLRPLADRVVVEPIEREEMTPSGIILPETAKERPQEGRVIAVGPGRVDESGKRVPMEVKVGDRVLFAKYAGTEFKVDTTKKLLILKESDILAIIEE
- a CDS encoding DUF763 domain-containing protein, translating into MPRTGFADLPLHTGRAPRWLFVRMTALAREIITVLVDEFGTAEVLRRLSDPYWFQAFGCVLGYDWHSSGLTTVVCGALKEALKDAGRELGLFVAGGKGRASRRTPEEIAAAAAYLRSGPEILIQASRMAAKVDNHALQDGYQIYHHVMVFDREGRWAVIQQGMNLENRYARRYHWLSETVVDFVNEPHAAVCCDERTRPLNMVAAEAEAARHAVAELSREKPWRLLQELRRLQRLRLPPHHEILLRDIHPDHLASIFVKTYEAQPASFAELLGLPQVGAKTIRALALLAELLYGTPLSFRDPARFAFAHGGKDRHPFPVDRALYDRSIRILHEAVARARVGDRERLEALRRLAEWQRALLRSEHPSP
- a CDS encoding DUF3048 domain-containing protein, yielding MGFRMRPPRWLMILGVMGLSACAFRTTAGEVRLPTPTMPPPLVAVDSPPQPSPTPSPAPSPTPTPPVWSSELPPDVNPLTGLRVPDPAVLNRRPLAIKISNYPPVVRPQSGVDLADLVFEHYAEGGVTRFTAVFLSQDAEPVGSVRSARLIDLEIPAMFQAILAYSGASAGVNARIRNSDFFERALSPDFGVGAPIFWRIPREGVALEHTLFTSTRRLWEEATRRGINTRPNLRGMMFSEQPPPGGRPVSTLIIPYRVEPVTWRYDSGSGRWLRWTAGQPHMDALTGRQLSAANVVVVYAHHQTTDILEDRLGNYSIEIQIWGSGPVQIFRDGRMFEGQWQRFRREDMLRFVDAQGQPIPLKPGNTWFQMVPLDMRIQIP
- a CDS encoding YkoP family protein; the protein is MQTVMEAFVHQLDPLLRRAHGVREFTDDPRCLLRVAIGACPRDLVLCDGTRLRRGEPILELHLWNERIPRMPPEGPDLAWGLQFYRQAIASLRLIARWMESHPEARKARALRGETSLINPMRGLIRDLGFEVFRVERGASGWRWLRYRMDDLYVWMLMQAYNPASLRGKCLYQLERVEFWISRERFLERYGNAHSLRGEARISPPPPEGTQAAS
- a CDS encoding secondary thiamine-phosphate synthase enzyme YjbQ; this encodes MVITERLTVRTHGNNHIVDLTERVAEAVARSGLQAGIVALFVPGSTAGLTTMEFEPGAVEDLQRWFEEAVPADREYRHNLRWGDRNGHSHLRASLIGPSLTVPFRERRLLLGTWQQIVLIDFDVRPRQREIVVQILGE
- a CDS encoding FmdB family zinc ribbon protein is translated as MPIYEYECPVCGIRFEQQQRFTDPPLERCPEGHPGVRRVLSPAGIIFKGDGWYITESRKSTNKGKEKSESGSSSSSSE
- the rsmD gene encoding 16S rRNA (guanine(966)-N(2))-methyltransferase RsmD; the encoded protein is MRVISGSARGRRLKSLPGSATRPITDRVKTALFDILGPRIVGARVLDLFAGTGSVGIEALSRGAAEAVFVEKDPRAIRVLRENLRETGLADRARVVRADVFTFLRSARAEAFDFIYIAPPQYRGWWRRTLEQLDARPEWIAPEGRVVVQIHPREFETLTLHHLDLVDRRDYGSTHLLFYSRGEGHRERRTS
- a CDS encoding phage terminase small subunit; translation: MSGLPDLRAVLDPIPWAVVGAMAARYYMPERATQALDIAIRAADGPEAQRRLQAARFWYEGELAIPGSSWVSPEGWRLDVLELHDPWAEEALEAAQGNRDEAGLPIMPLPYLILMKFEAGRLQDLADIARMLGQATPEQFRDVRALFRRHRPADLEDLESLRLLGRMERMGPEESAS
- a CDS encoding DMT family transporter gives rise to the protein MSGLLHSVRIPLLVLLYQVLVVVANIGFKRSAGSTTATAFLAWQALGNLAGFLSVLTYTALLRWLPVHVAVGLTMGLGFASVQVFTAWLIFHEPIGWSKWLGTVLVVLGITLIAGGR
- a CDS encoding NAD+ synthase, whose amino-acid sequence is MRIDPELVRGVLVRFIRDEIGKFGLRRAVIGLSGGVDSSLTCFLAAEALGPENVLAVRMPYRTSSPDSLLHAHLVIEQLGVPSETVEITPMVEPLFERFPDMDARRRGNVMARMRMIILYDLSAAWGGMVVGTSNKTEILLGYFTLYGDGAYALAPLGDLYKNQVRQLARAVGVPEEIIRKPPTADLWVGQTDEGELGVTYDEADRILYLLVEERMTPEQVIRLGFDAETVRRLWRMVRDTQFKRRTPIIAKLTSRTVGIDFRYLRDWGH
- the groL gene encoding chaperonin GroEL (60 kDa chaperone family; promotes refolding of misfolded polypeptides especially under stressful conditions; forms two stacked rings of heptamers to form a barrel-shaped 14mer; ends can be capped by GroES; misfolded proteins enter the barrel where they are refolded when GroES binds), yielding MAPKQLVFGEEARRRLKRGIDILANAVGTTLGPKGRNVALDKKWGAPTITHDGVTVAKEIELPDPYENMGVQLLKEAATKTNDVAGDGTTTATVLAHVMVTEGMKNVAAGANPMLLKKGIEMAVKAVVEEIKRMAKPVQSKDDIAHVAAISSADPEIGNLIAEVMDKVGKDGVITVEESKTGLPFETEYVEGMQFDRGYISPYFVTNPETMEAVLENPYILIHDKKISAAADIIPVLERLLQEGETRSLLVIAEDVDGEALATLVLNKLRGIINAVAVKAPGFGERRKAMLQDIAILTGGQVISEELGRKLENVRISDLGRADKVVVTKDDTTIIGGRGDPKAIKGRIEQIKAEMEKTTSDYDREKLQERLAKLAGGVAIIRVGAATEVELKEKKHRVEDALSATRAAVEEGIVPGGGVALLNAAKALDNLKADGDVQTGINIVRRALEEPLRRIAENAGEDGAVVVEMVRRLQKEKNNSNIGYNVLTGEYVDMVEAGIIDPAKVTRTALENAASVAAMILTTEALVTEVPEKKKETTPTPSEEF